Proteins encoded within one genomic window of uncultured Desulfobacter sp.:
- a CDS encoding DMT family transporter: protein MGSAFALACAFFWAFAVILFKKAGESFSPIALNIYKSVVAMVLIGMTMLVMGIPFFPDAAPRVWWLLILSGLFGVTLADIFYFSSLNHLGAGMVAVVECLYLPCVLVFSYILLGERMGFWGIIGSALVLCAILVGAVSLKDLTSGNFGRGQNMWGICAGVLAMMFVALGIVIAKDVLDQADVFWATFVRVTAGLVGLVPIVLCHPERMRFVRELKFSKAWLNAFPATVSGNYIALVLWLAGMKYTTASKAAVLNQMSTIFIFILATVWLKEKMTAQRLAAIFLAVTGAYLVIFN from the coding sequence ATGGGTTCTGCATTTGCGCTGGCATGCGCATTTTTCTGGGCCTTTGCCGTTATCCTGTTTAAAAAGGCAGGGGAAAGCTTCTCGCCCATTGCCCTGAATATTTACAAAAGTGTTGTGGCCATGGTTCTGATCGGCATGACCATGCTGGTCATGGGCATTCCGTTTTTCCCTGATGCGGCACCGCGTGTATGGTGGCTTCTTATCCTGTCGGGATTATTCGGCGTTACCCTGGCCGACATATTTTATTTTTCCAGCCTGAACCACCTGGGTGCCGGCATGGTGGCAGTGGTGGAGTGCCTGTATCTGCCCTGCGTTCTCGTATTTTCCTACATCCTCTTAGGCGAACGAATGGGGTTTTGGGGGATCATCGGAAGTGCCCTTGTTCTTTGCGCCATTCTGGTAGGCGCAGTGTCCCTAAAGGATTTAACCTCCGGGAACTTCGGCAGAGGCCAAAATATGTGGGGAATTTGTGCAGGCGTCCTTGCCATGATGTTCGTGGCGCTGGGGATCGTGATTGCAAAGGATGTGCTGGACCAGGCCGATGTATTCTGGGCCACGTTTGTCAGGGTTACGGCCGGGTTAGTCGGCCTTGTGCCCATTGTATTGTGCCACCCGGAACGAATGCGGTTTGTCCGGGAGCTCAAATTTTCAAAAGCCTGGCTCAATGCCTTTCCGGCAACAGTGAGCGGCAACTATATTGCCCTGGTACTCTGGTTAGCGGGCATGAAATACACCACCGCATCCAAGGCCGCAGTCTTAAATCAGATGTCCACCATCTTTATATTTATCCTGGCCACGGTGTGGCTCAAGGAAAAAATGACGGCCCAGCGGCTGGCCGCAATTTTTCTGGCGGTTACAGGGGCATATCTTGTAATTTTCAATTAA
- a CDS encoding sigma-54 dependent transcriptional regulator: MEEITKPVPMRVAIVDDEPIACREIERGLSRRSDYEIESFGDGETFVQRMKTTHFDLLLCDLKLPGIDGIEVLSTVKKRSPDTEVIIFTGFGSVETAVEAVQAGAFHFLVKPVKMDLLFSLSQRALKAVQLVRETEALKKALIKQSREQFLIGHSPAIQDVLQMIDKVKSLNCNVLIQGESGTGKELVARALHFSGARRKMPFIAFSCGGFSDDLITNELFGHEKGAFTGAAATKAGLLESADKGTIFLDEIGMMPPNMQVKLLRFIQERNLLRVGGTKPISVDARLIAAGNHDLKKEVELNNFREDLYYRLNVVSIQLPPLRHRKEDIPLLIQHFMTRYNKQFKKEVSGVDKKAMAVLNQYPFPGNVRELENIVERGVALTENKYIGCEDLPRDLIELSFTSVNESQLDSLEEVEKKYIEKVLEQTAFNKGKAAQILKLPRTTLWRKMKKYRLE, encoded by the coding sequence ATGGAGGAGATAACAAAACCTGTGCCCATGCGTGTGGCCATCGTGGATGATGAGCCCATTGCATGCAGAGAAATAGAGCGAGGACTCAGCCGCCGTTCCGATTATGAAATTGAATCATTTGGGGATGGCGAAACTTTTGTCCAGCGCATGAAAACAACCCACTTTGACCTGCTGCTGTGTGACTTGAAACTGCCGGGCATAGACGGCATTGAAGTGCTTTCCACGGTTAAAAAGCGATCCCCTGACACCGAGGTGATTATTTTCACAGGGTTCGGTTCTGTTGAAACCGCGGTTGAGGCGGTCCAGGCAGGCGCCTTTCACTTTCTGGTCAAACCGGTAAAAATGGATCTGCTCTTCTCTTTAAGCCAACGGGCGCTAAAGGCTGTCCAGCTTGTCCGGGAAACAGAGGCGCTAAAAAAAGCATTGATCAAACAGTCCCGGGAGCAGTTCCTCATTGGCCATTCTCCAGCCATTCAGGACGTACTTCAAATGATTGACAAGGTCAAATCCTTGAACTGCAATGTGTTGATCCAAGGAGAGAGCGGTACCGGCAAAGAGCTTGTGGCCCGGGCTCTTCATTTTTCAGGGGCGCGCCGGAAAATGCCGTTTATCGCCTTTTCCTGCGGCGGCTTCTCCGACGATCTGATTACCAACGAATTATTCGGCCATGAAAAAGGGGCCTTTACCGGAGCGGCAGCCACCAAAGCCGGATTGCTGGAATCGGCAGACAAAGGCACGATTTTTTTAGATGAAATCGGCATGATGCCGCCGAACATGCAGGTAAAGCTATTACGGTTCATCCAGGAACGAAATCTTCTGCGGGTGGGGGGAACCAAGCCTATTTCGGTGGATGCCCGCCTGATCGCCGCCGGCAACCACGACCTGAAAAAAGAGGTTGAACTCAACAACTTCAGGGAAGATCTTTATTACCGTCTCAATGTGGTCTCAATCCAGCTGCCGCCCCTGCGACACCGCAAAGAGGACATCCCCCTGCTCATCCAACATTTCATGACCCGGTACAACAAGCAATTTAAAAAAGAGGTATCCGGTGTGGACAAAAAAGCCATGGCGGTCCTCAACCAGTACCCTTTTCCAGGCAATGTCCGGGAACTTGAAAATATTGTTGAACGGGGTGTCGCCCTGACCGAAAACAAATACATCGGATGTGAAGACCTGCCCCGGGATCTGATTGAACTTTCATTTACCAGTGTGAATGAATCCCAGCTGGACTCCCTGGAAGAGGTTGAAAAAAAATATATTGAAAAGGTATTGGAACAAACCGCATTCAACAAGGGCAAAGCCGCCCAGATCTTAAAACTTCCCAGAACTACCCTGTGGCGGAAAATGAAAAAGTATCGTTTAGAATAA